The following DNA comes from Emys orbicularis isolate rEmyOrb1 chromosome 13, rEmyOrb1.hap1, whole genome shotgun sequence.
tagaaaacttgcctcatagtgatagactcaaacaGCTCAAatgatttagcttaacaaagagaaggtgaaggggtgacttgattacaggctATAAGTATTTACATGgcgaacaaatatttaataattggtcttcaatctagcagagaaaggtagaacatgatccaatggctggaagttgaagctagacaaattcagactggaaataaggtgtaatttgTAATGGTGATGTTAACAACCCATTGGAATAATTTCCAAGGGTTGTGACAGATTCTCCAtgactgaccatttttaaatcaaaattggatgtatttctaaaagatctactctaggacTGATTTTGGctcagttctctggcctgtgttacccaggaggtcagacaagatgatcacagtggtcccttttggcctcagAACCTATAcatctatgacaggtttcagagtagcagccgtgttagtctgtatccgcaaaaataacaggagtacttgtggcaccttagagatgcatccgaagaagtgggttgtagcccacgaaagcttatgctctaataaatttgttagtctctaaggtgccacaagtactcctgttatttatacaTCTAtgggaactacatctcccatgatgcaccccaTCTCCCCTCTGTCCACGATGcatcataggagatgtagtccaggTTGGGTGCTTGGTCCACAGAAGAGATTGGGGGCATGAGGAAacaaaactacaactcccatgatgcaccatgatggcattcccaaatcaaaatattttgattttcaggtgtttgttttttaacaaaatatcaaaaatttCCCAACCCAATTTTCCATCGAAATTTAAGTGGGTCAACAGTGGTTGACATCTCCAGTTCAGAAAGCAAAGTGACGAATAATGTGAGAGTAAGACCTATCAACAGTGGTTTTCATCACTCTCCCTCATTCAGAAGGCCTTGCACTGCCTTTTGCCTTGGTTTTGTGCATCAGGCTGGCCTGCTGCAGACCCAGCGTCTCCCTGTACTACATCTTGAGCTGCTGATACCTTGTTCGTTATTCAGATACGCGCATTCACCTCCTCCCCTTATTGGAAACCTGCAACACAAAGGCCatgggatttaaaaacaaaacaaacaccaccactggagtcagtgggacaGATTCCCAGCTGGCGTAAGTCGTATAGCACCTCTTAAGTTgaagaagtcaatggagctactccaacgcacaccagctgagaatatCTCCCTGCACATTAGTCACCTTAGACCAAAATGATAGAAAGTTAATGCAAAGAAAGGGACTTACAGGTTGTTGAAAGGGGTGCCATTTACCCATTTCCAGgtctgcttgtctgcttcttCCCTGGTAAGGCCAATCCAGGTTTCTAAGGGTCCCTTATAGTGGAGCATAAAATCCTTATAAAAAATAAACGTGAACATGAAAATTGTGCCTTACATATTACTGAGACGTTAATAGAGGAGATACAATAAAGACACAAGTGTCTGCGTCACATTCTAcacatgtaactagttcacaagaCCACCAGCCTATGCaataacacagtggttctcaaccaggggcccgCGTCTGCAAGCATGTTTCAGGGGATCCTCCACgcatggctggcattagactcgctagggcccagggcagaaagccaaagccccatcaCGCGGGACTGCAGCCCGGGTCcccgagccccacccccccgcggcTGGAGTCTGAGCAACTTAGTTTTGCAATgccccctaacaccagccctggcttttatatgcagaaaaacagctgttgtgacacagctgggccatggagtttttagaACATGTTgggggagcctcagaaagaaaaaggatgagaaCCCCTACAAAAACATatcaaagaatgaaaaaaaatccaacagcTTTTTTTATACTTGGAACTTATGACCACATGAACAATTTTAACATGCCAATTATCCCCAGATGTACTCATTGAAAAATatacatttaggccctgatcccacaaggGATTAAATGAGTCAACAAAtttaaatgagtcaacagtgtgatgctgtgggcaAAAAagtctaatatcattctggggtgtattaacaggagtgttgtgtgtAAGGAACAGGAGGTCATTGTCCTGCTTTACTGggccctggtgaggcctcagctggagcactgtgtccaattctgggcaccacgctttaggaaagatttggacaaactggGGAAGAGTCTAGCGGAGAGCAGCAGAAATGATCACAGAGGgttagaaaacatgacatatgaggaaagGTTCAAAGAACTgggaatgtttagtcttgagaagagaaaGCTGAGGTGGGGACATGAcagcagttttcaaatatgtaaaaggttgtcatCAAGAGGACAGCGATCAGTTGTTCTCCAAGTCCACCAAGAGTAGAACAAAGCTTAGTTTGCATCAAGGAAGATTGAGGCTGGGTATCAGGGCaagctttctaactctaaggggagttaagcactagaacaggTTATGAAGGGAGACTGCGGAATcaccgtcattggaggtttttaagtagggttaccatattcaaacatttaaaaaagaggacactccacggggccccgtccccgccccaactccgccccttctccgcccccattccaaccccttccccaaagtccctgccccaactctgacccctcctctgagcaccccgcattccccctcctccctcctgctctgatcttggttgggggttgctaagagcttccctgctccccactctccctgcagcccctgcacccccccgcctctgcagcctctgtgccccctgcacctccctgcccctgcagcctctatgcccctgcctgccctgctccccactcgccctgcagcccctgcaccccccctgcccctgcagcctctgcgccccccgcctgccctgcccctgcagcctctatgcccctgcctgccctgctcctcctcgcccttcagcctctgcaccccccccgtctgccctgctcccccgctcacctggcagagggagagctgcaggctccACGTGGAACCAAACACTGCTccgcgctgctctgcgggggggggagggggcaggactctggctgctagaggccccagtggctgcgagcggctttcaatcaggcccagccgtccaatcagccgcgccgcactctgcatgaggggaaggggaaaatcccggacatttctactttattagaaatcccccccggacggccatttaaagctgaaaaagccggacatgtccggggaaacccggacggatggtaaccctattttaagaacaggtcagacaaacacctgtcagcagTGGTCTAGACATaaaatcgtaggactggaagggacctcgagaggtcatccagtccagtcccctgggctcatggcaggactaagtatgatctagaccatccctgacaggtgaagTCCTGGGTCAGCACAGGCGAtggattagagcagggggttctcaaactgggggttgggtcccctcagggggtcgtgaggttattacatggggggggtcacgagctgtcagcctccacctcaaaccctgctttgcctccagcatttataatggtgttaaatatataaacaagtgtttttaatttataaggggggtcgcactcagaggtttgctgtgtgaaaggggtcgccagtataatagtttgagaaccactggactagagcttcttgaggtctcttccaagccctaaatttctatgattTTGGGATGCATGAATTTTGGGGTACCCATCTGTAGGCACCTGCAAGCAGTCTGATTTTCACAAAGCACCAAACAACTCAGCCCCAAGTTGGGCACTCAAGTCATTTTGAAGCCTTTAGCCTATATAGTGTGTAAAGTGAAACGCTTTGGGTCGAATTTTCGAAAGCACACACATAACTTTCACTGAGGTTCCGTGTCAGAaaccagggcctgcagcagagccagtctctgggcaacctaacAAGCGCAGCTGGCCTATAGCAGACTGTCTGATTGACCACGCTGCTTGATTGGCTGGAAGAATCAGGAGActagctcttaagcccagcagcagttcaatGGCTGCTCAAAGTATTTGCCCATGGCTGAGATAAACTCCTGCCTTGTTCCAACCCTGCTCCGGCCTTGTCTCACTCTAAGTAACCCAGTTCTGGGCCTTGGTTCTGGTGCTTGCCCTGTGGCTCTGGCTTTGACCCTGGGCTGTGATTCCTGCCTGCTgactcctgttctaaccactgggcatGACTGCCCATGCCCCAGTCTCGGACACTAGGCTCCTCAGTGCctcagacacttttgaaaatgggactcaggtgtttttgaacatttggttttttttgatcctttgaaaatcagctcacttatttaggaacctaaatgaggatttaggagtctaactctAAACTCCTATTTCTGAAAATTACAGTCAGTGAGAACAGAGCTGGGCAAGAAATGTCTTTCCTCTCCTGTGAATATTTTTAAgagttcaaaatatttttttcccatatTGAAtagggatgaaaagtcaaaatcttgaaaatattttttttgtttcgggGCAAttgaggtgttttgtttttgaccaTTTGCTCTCCTTTTAACCCTTTCCCCCCAGTCAAATTAGATTACGTTTTGAAATGAAAGGTCATTTTGACCCAGAAACTGGAAatgttccatttaaaaaatgttcaaacaaaatatttcaacaatttcaaaactttttctcAAGTTCGGAGATTTTTTGTTGACAGTTTGGGGTTTCATGACTCAGTCCTTTCAAATGAAAAAATGATTAGTCAAAAATTCCCCAGGCAGTTCTAAATGGGAGTGGCTGGGtttttattgcttttaaaaatcaggccactttaggctcctatttttgaaaatcttggcttaaaATTTCTTGACTGGTCAGCAGTAGGCTAATGTAAGCAAAAGCCTTCCCCAAGCTATACCACAGGCGTGACTGCTCCTAGAATTCCTCCTTCTGGATACTCAGCCCTCAATCTAGATCCTCTCTTAAGAAAACCACTCTCACTTCACTTATTTGTGGGATGGGTTAACGATCCACCTGCCTCAGAGAGTCAGCATAATccatatacagtagaatctccacacacctcatttggaaccggaagtacacaatcaggcagcagcagagaccaaaaataaaaaagcaaatacagaacagtgctgtgttaaacgtaaactactaaaaatataaagggaaagtttaaaaaaaaagatttgacaaggtaaggaaacggTTTCTGGGcttcttttatttaaatgcagatcatagaatatcagggttggaagggacctcaggaggtcatctagtccaaccccctgctcaaagcaggaacaatacccagacagatttttgccccagatccctaaatggcccccttaaggattgaactcacaaccctgggtttagcaggccaatgctcaaaccactgagctatccctcccccaggtggtaaaaagcagcatttttcttctgcatagtaaagttccaAACTGGGTTAAGTTGatgttcagttgcaaacttttgaaagaacaaccataacgttttgttcagagttatgaacatttcagagcgACGAACCACCTCCAGTCCCGAGGTGTttgcaactctgaggttctaccatAACCCTTTCTTGGACACATCAACCCCAGGCACCAGGGGGCAAATGCTGccagttttaaaatagttttatatCACTTTCCAGTTGTTTCTGtgctagttatttttttaaaaacagtgatgTACTGCAGTTATGTAGCTTGTCTAATTATGACATGAATTCCTTCAGAAACTTTAAAGTGTTTTGCTTAGGAATATTGAGACAGTGTAGGAATTTGACTCCCAGAATATTATTAAGCTCATGATtctgctcagatactacagagatgAGTGTGGCATAAGAACCTATCTAGATTGGACTAGAATAGACTCAGCTTGGGCAGCCCCCTGCCTCTGCGAGTACAGGAATCTATCTGCCTAGAGCGCAGTGtcggatcagggccttaatttggCTTCTCATCATGAGACCTGGTACTGAGGCATCTCCTCGTTCTAGAGTTGCGGAGCCCTAGCATAAAATATTCCTCAGGTTTAACTACAAAGTTCCGCGCAGCAGCTCTGCAATTATTACCTAGCTATTGCCAAGCCCAGACTATTGGGATCGCAGAGTTTCTCACCTTTTCCTCCCAGGTGTCAACTGTAGCCAGGGAGGCACCGAACGAAGAGCAGTTGTTCTGGCTGGAGTTCCAATCCCCATCGACCTGTGAGAAGTAGTAGCATTTCCATGGGTATGTTTTCCCTTGGGACCCGATCCAATCGACTGGACATGTGGTAGGGGCATGATTTGGGCAGGGCCTACTGCTAACCACTGAAAACGAAATTAACACAACAGTGAGGATCTTTCCCATCCCCTCTCTGTATAGGATTCAGAGGCAAAGAGTGATATTCCACCCTGGACTGAGAGCCTGCGTACAAGGATTATACCCCACACCCACTTAAGTTCTCCAAATAGGACGTAAGTGGCCCAAAGTTCATGTGCTGGGTCTACACTTGGGTGAATTTTATCCTCATGGACAAGGATATAAGAATgaccatgctgggtcagaccaatggtccatctagcccaatatcctgtcggatgcttcagcgggaatgaacagaacagggcaattatcgagcaatccatcccctgtcatccaaccCCCAGCTTCCAGCAGTCGGAGATTTAGggccacccagagcatgaggaTGCGTCCCTGACtctcttgactaatagccattgatgcacctatcctccgtgaacttatctagttcttttttgaacctagttatacttttggccttcacaacatcccctggcaaggagttccacaggttgactgtgcattgtgtgaagaaatactgccttttgtttgttttaaacctgctgcctattaattttattgggtgacccttagttcatgtgttatgtgaaggggtaaataacacgtccttattcactttcttcacaccagtcatgattttatagacctcaatcatatcccccccttaatcgtctcttttctaagctgaacagtcccacaAAGCTTCGATGCTGCATCATGAAAGGCTACCGGAGCTTTGCCGTTGATCTCAATGGGAGGAACACCAGGTCCCAGATCCCCAGTATAAATTCCATCATAGCACATTAGcaaacaatggaggtgagtgGCTTAATATGCAACGTGCCTGGAAGCTGGAAATCAGACACAAGAGCATCAGGCTGACTGTTGGGTTTTATGAAATGGGTATGCAAATACTGTGGAATAACATTGTAACGGGGGACTAGGCCTTTAAGGAGAGACGGGGCCTGCCTGATCTGTGCCATAAATAATTCAGGGCTTCCCGGCCTGAGGGGGTGGGACTAAGGGGGCTGAAAGAAATCAATCTAGAGTGGAATCAGAATGAGTGGGTAAGATCCTGTGGAAGGTTCTGAGCCAGGGTCTGCAGGAGGCTGCTACtccagcctgggggggggagggaaattatCCGTCCCAGAGACACAGAAAGTTAACTCAGGAGGAACTGGGAACTCACCCTGGAGGGTGGGACTTTTAGTTTGACTTTTGTTATCCTGGAAGGGTGTTACATTTGTTTGTGACTTAGCCAGAGGGACCAGCCTCATTTCCAGCAGGTAGTTGCCCTCTCTCAGAGCTGTTGgtccaggctctctgcagactcaggcagatataCCTGGAAAACTAAGGACACCCATCTtggtgagggaaactgaggctgggggTGCTGTTTGGCTAGCAGAGGCTGCTATGAGGTGACCTGAAATCACATGAGATATTTGCCTGCATAAACACTAGGTAGGCATCAAAATGATGATCTCAGGTGCTGAGAACCTatttatatgtgaagttatgataCATGCATGTGCAGACAGAGGCATGCATTTTTGCACCCAGAACTCTGGCTTTCTTATCTGCAAACATGACCATTCAGGGATGGAAAATGCCCCTAAACCATTATCAATTTTACACGTTCTAGGAAAATCTCTGTCGTTGTGCCCCATTTATGATGAGTTAGTGACAGAGGTGGGCGTGGAATGTTACAGGTCGGAATTAAGATTAAGTTATTTCCCAGAGGAACCTACAGTCTAATACAGACAAAACACTACATGAAAAAAAGTGTTAAGTTTGcgaagtcaaacactcaaaagtgaGGCCACTCAAAGTCCAAGCCTCTaacaaatctctactgagcatctatgaatggaaatttttcaaaggcttatgacTTGTCCACATTTGGGTGGTTTTTCATGGGAACTGCCAGGGCACGACCTTGACACAAAGGGTCACCGAACTTAACTCAGGCTTTTCCCCAGGTTTTAGCCCCCCATCCACACAGGAAAAAACAATGATGTGTTTGGAGATGATTTAAGCCCACACTGACTAGGGGATGGGTTAGAATCCAGGCTCTGGTTTAACTCAGGCCGGAACCCACCAACTTAGTACGGAAGACTCAGGCTAAATTGCTCAAGTGAATAAATTTATGAAAATGATTCAAGTGCTCATAGTCATCCAATGCCTTCCCCACAGCACACCttgaaggacagacaagttctcccacaagtGACTGAGAAGGAATCCCAAAGCATCTTgccacaaagaaccatgggatatgccatCAGAAGTCCTAGCGAGACATGGGAAGCACATAATTAGTGAGGGCACAATAATTCGGGTAGGGCTTTGCTGTGGGGATGCCTGCACCTGGGCAAGGCTAGCCTGGGTGCTCAGACTCGGGTGTCCATCACCTGGGTTAgctgtgctgtgtagacatacccaaagccAATGCCcctgtcaaatttcaagtcccttctccaagGCATAGAGGCCCTAGAGAGTCTCAACCAGAAGGTTGTAAGAATTATTTTGACGGGGGTGAAACAACCGGTTCACGATTCAGCCAGAGGGATGAAGCGAAGCAGAAAAGCCAGACTTCAGGCTCTTTGCTTTCCTATCGCATGCTGGTTCAGCACTACTAAGGTTGGGGAGGCTGGATTGTGCATCTTCCATGATTCTGACTGTGAAGGGAAAACAAATACCAAAAACTCAATTAGGAATTGCTGTCAACTCACCTGCCAAAACAATAACAGCAATAATGAGAAAAACTAGAAACAGGACTTTGACTAGCCTATAATATTTCCAGAGGATACGGCAAAGCCAGAAGTTAGAtttatctgaaaaagaaaaacacattcaTGTTCCTGAGGCTGCTTTTGGAGAGACAGAAGAACCATATTTATCAACAATGCCCGCAGACAAGCCCCCCAGTGGCCAAGTATTGTTTTGCAATCACTGTTATGAACTATACTTGCCAGTAAATCCTGGGGTATGTAATATTGTGCACTATAACCAGAGCCCTGTGTATACTACAATTCTATGGCTACAGGGTTCATACCTTGCTGCataattgtgctccagaatctgacctttaatttaaaaatatatacttctAGTCCTCGTGGCTTCAAAGAACAGCTTGAAAAGGGGACATGAGTGCAACCAATGCAGCagtatctgcctgagtctgcagagagcctgaaccaaCAGCTCTGAGATAGGACAACTACCTGATTCATCACTATGAAgtattaactctgaaacctagatATAACAAAGTGACACATATGGAAAATGTAGGAAGTGAGTAAAATAAGCTGAATTTAATATAATAAGAGCTAGTTGAAAAATGAACACTTGtgaaattgttttcattttgcagtGGTTGAAATCCCCTTCccgttttttttaattttgcaatgttttttcaaaaatttcaattaaaaaaaaaggaaaatcccCAAGATgaaaaacattaaattaaaatgtttgctaAAAACATcaataaaagttttattttttaaaagcaactttttatttaaaaaaaaatgaccagGGCTTGTCATATTAAATAGCACTGAAGATGTTGCACTCACTGCGTTatctttttcatatttaattccaCAAAAGTTCACATTTTTAATTTCTCTGACGCCACTGGAGAATTTCCACCAGATGCAACAGAATCCAGGAATACTGAAGCAGAATTTAAACCCAgtttgccacagagtacatagGGGCTGGGCTATAATGTTACATTATATAACAATTAGTTTGGAGATGTACATTATTTTCTAAGAAGTGTGAAGGAAACACTATTGAGCATCTATGCCGCTATTTCTTGTCCTCCCACAACCTCCCACGCGTACTAAATAGGATCAGGCAAGAACAAGGTCTGAGTCATGCCAGAACACTGTGGCACACAGTTCTGGCACTTTTGTTGGGAGGAGAATAGCGTTCTGTACATCTGATCAAAGTCCAATTATTAGAAGTACTGGAATGTTGTGAACGTCATTCTGGCTCCCCCAAAAAGTGTCAGAATGTGACCCCAGCACTTCTTTTTTTCAGGCCTTGAGCACTGGACGAGAAAACCTTTCGATTAAAGGCGCATTGtaaacacagcaattctttctATAATAC
Coding sequences within:
- the LOC135887329 gene encoding C-type lectin domain family 2 member B-like encodes the protein MCPTCYADQTENGGETAKALPNPAGSQTKTRPDKSNFWLCRILWKYYRLVKVLFLVFLIIAVIVLAVVSSRPCPNHAPTTCPVDWIGSQGKTYPWKCYYFSQVDGDWNSSQNNCSSFGASLATVDTWEEKDFMLHYKGPLETWIGLTREEADKQTWKWVNGTPFNNLFPIRGGGECAYLNNEQGISSSRCSTGRRWVCSRPA